One stretch of Fictibacillus sp. b24 DNA includes these proteins:
- a CDS encoding ATP-binding protein: protein MKIVSLHIYHFGGLRDCKISFEKHGLQMLYGENEAGKTTLMDFIKCMFYGFPSKNQSQRRYEPKNGNRMGGKMTIEHQNHGVWTIERIAGSTVSGDVSIYNETGQQKDELFLIQLLDNMEQSLFTGAFCFGLDGLQKLDKLTSEELGNFLLSTALSGDRDLLEIEQSFEKKQSALFKKSGKKPIINEKLDQLKSVGKTLESLKSKNESYLAIKNKQENLEKSLEKTKQELVGVQKDMRSVKRLFELKPVLERYKQLKTEWLSFDSTEIHFPENGIGKYEDWQKECSLLKGELTYIEDRLSAAEKEKKSLITNEKIVRYENKIKQMFNKLPQYEHQFNQLQDAERNIQSIEKEETELFDAIGETWSETELKDLSLSLSSLHHLEDLIKQSGHLEDKKRRLEDELKDSRLKLERLEKEDAKQKTLLLSEEELAKYGRANSKKQANGFSLYSALLPLISAIVLIWSGWSSSSLSVMLGGAIVFAAALILTFIYIKKDQASGEISHHTHHKILEDEVNRKQWMQVAAQLSNENSIYVQLAKQLDYLEVEEASVLGRAEQWANQNRYKGTVDQLLVSGYMKRVLQLKELLKQKETVIQKMRELNEQLEEYEHEAADLSAVLEDEHSGDTKEWIVSLQSSLEEQLKNRSRAEHLMKNCEQLIERKEELLKKLTFIENQMKNLWKEANVSKEIDFYTRAKENDRLIKLNEERDTLYNQLISLGFSSEEIDEMAQKVTVNYEDTVQLIENLEKNEEDIQREYSEKVEEKGRLDWELTKLLEDGSYSEHLHRYELLKEEWNSYVKKWASLRLAQHALSKVKENYQKTKLPAVLETSSVYFSKITESEYQSILFTEQNELMVIKGDGTRFYPHELSRGTAEQVYLAIRLAVASHAGPADFPILMDDIAVNFDEKRTRRTLQLIQEAAQERQILFFTCHKHVASIVPSVPLIRWPSQSVIAEM, encoded by the coding sequence ATGAAAATAGTGTCACTTCATATCTATCATTTCGGAGGATTGAGGGATTGTAAGATCTCGTTCGAAAAACACGGCTTACAAATGCTATATGGTGAAAATGAAGCCGGGAAAACGACATTGATGGACTTTATAAAATGCATGTTTTATGGCTTTCCTTCAAAAAATCAGTCTCAACGCCGCTATGAACCGAAGAACGGAAATAGAATGGGCGGGAAAATGACGATTGAGCATCAAAATCATGGAGTGTGGACGATTGAGAGAATAGCAGGTTCCACGGTATCAGGTGATGTATCGATTTATAATGAAACAGGTCAGCAGAAAGACGAATTGTTTCTGATTCAGTTGTTGGACAACATGGAGCAATCTTTATTTACGGGTGCCTTTTGTTTTGGACTTGATGGGCTGCAAAAACTGGACAAATTAACGTCAGAAGAACTTGGTAACTTTTTATTAAGTACAGCTCTTTCAGGTGACCGTGATCTGCTTGAAATTGAACAGTCCTTTGAGAAGAAGCAATCTGCCTTATTTAAAAAATCCGGAAAAAAACCGATAATCAACGAAAAATTAGATCAGCTTAAATCAGTCGGGAAAACGCTTGAGAGCTTAAAAAGCAAGAATGAGAGCTATCTTGCGATTAAAAACAAGCAAGAGAACCTTGAGAAGTCTTTGGAAAAAACGAAGCAAGAATTGGTTGGCGTGCAAAAAGACATGCGCTCAGTCAAGAGGTTGTTCGAACTGAAACCAGTACTGGAAAGATATAAGCAACTGAAAACGGAATGGCTTTCTTTTGACTCAACAGAAATTCATTTTCCTGAAAACGGAATCGGGAAATATGAGGATTGGCAAAAGGAATGCTCTCTTTTGAAAGGCGAACTTACATACATTGAAGACCGTCTTTCTGCTGCGGAAAAAGAGAAAAAATCATTAATAACTAATGAAAAAATAGTACGCTATGAAAATAAAATTAAACAGATGTTTAACAAACTTCCACAATATGAGCACCAATTCAATCAGCTTCAAGATGCGGAGAGAAACATTCAATCCATAGAAAAGGAAGAGACTGAGCTGTTTGATGCTATCGGAGAAACGTGGTCTGAAACAGAACTAAAAGATCTGTCGCTCTCATTATCTTCTCTTCATCATCTCGAAGATCTTATTAAACAGTCTGGACATTTAGAGGACAAGAAACGCAGATTAGAAGATGAACTTAAGGATTCGAGACTAAAGCTCGAACGTTTGGAAAAAGAAGACGCAAAACAAAAAACTTTACTGCTATCCGAAGAAGAACTGGCGAAATACGGGCGAGCAAACAGTAAGAAGCAAGCAAATGGCTTTTCTTTGTATTCAGCACTTCTTCCGCTTATTTCAGCTATTGTGCTTATATGGTCGGGCTGGTCTTCGAGTTCTTTATCCGTTATGTTAGGTGGTGCTATAGTGTTCGCTGCTGCCCTCATCTTAACCTTTATTTATATAAAAAAGGACCAGGCAAGTGGAGAAATATCACATCATACACATCACAAGATATTAGAAGATGAAGTAAACAGAAAACAGTGGATGCAGGTTGCAGCTCAGCTGTCTAACGAGAACAGCATCTATGTACAGCTTGCGAAACAACTGGATTATTTAGAAGTAGAAGAGGCTTCCGTTTTGGGACGGGCTGAACAATGGGCGAATCAAAACAGATATAAAGGAACTGTAGATCAACTTTTGGTATCTGGTTATATGAAAAGAGTTCTTCAGTTAAAGGAATTATTGAAGCAAAAAGAGACGGTAATTCAAAAGATGAGAGAGTTAAACGAACAGCTAGAAGAATATGAGCATGAAGCAGCTGACTTGTCTGCTGTATTAGAAGATGAACATAGTGGCGACACGAAAGAATGGATTGTTTCGCTTCAATCATCGCTAGAGGAACAGTTAAAAAACAGATCACGAGCTGAGCATCTTATGAAAAACTGTGAGCAGCTCATTGAACGAAAAGAAGAACTTCTGAAAAAACTAACATTTATCGAGAATCAAATGAAGAACTTATGGAAAGAAGCAAACGTCAGCAAGGAAATCGATTTCTACACAAGAGCGAAAGAGAATGATCGATTGATAAAGCTGAACGAAGAACGAGATACACTATATAATCAGCTGATTTCGCTAGGGTTTTCATCAGAAGAAATAGACGAAATGGCTCAAAAAGTAACGGTTAATTATGAGGATACGGTCCAGCTTATAGAGAATTTGGAAAAAAATGAGGAAGACATACAAAGAGAATACTCCGAGAAAGTTGAAGAAAAGGGAAGACTAGATTGGGAGTTGACGAAACTCCTTGAGGATGGCAGTTACTCAGAACATTTACATCGGTATGAACTATTAAAAGAAGAGTGGAACAGCTATGTAAAGAAGTGGGCGAGCTTACGTCTTGCACAGCACGCGCTTTCAAAAGTTAAAGAAAACTATCAAAAGACAAAGCTGCCAGCGGTTTTAGAGACTTCAAGTGTTTATTTTAGTAAAATAACAGAAAGTGAATATCAATCGATCCTGTTCACAGAACAAAACGAACTAATGGTTATAAAAGGGGACGGAACCCGTTTTTATCCGCATGAACTGAGCCGTGGAACAGCTGAACAAGTTTATTTGGCTATCCGTTTGGCTGTTGCCTCTCATGCAGGACCTGCAGACTTTCCGATTTTGATGGATGACATAGCAGTGAATTTTGATGAAAAAAGAACAAGGCGCACGCTGCAGCTCATACAAGAAGCTGCACAGGAAAGGCAGATTCTGTTCTTTACCTGTCATAAACATGTAGCTTCAATCGTTCCGTCTGTTCCTTTAATACGTTGGCCAAGCCAATCAGTAATCGCTGAAATGTAA
- a CDS encoding sensor histidine kinase: MIRLNLTQRIWLSFGLLLFTIGLLTAIIYPLSIKDTLTEETYRIIENEQQNVWDPQNQIPQEGESPTDFIERRNAARDVGHFLIVDKYANSQGDPVPQEVLVEMAEKAYEQKNDKGRYELTYEDATLFYAITTKTNVKGEKVYLISYMWDTYRDQMVNRLWLRLVLILLFTGIFSIIPAIWLARYLRSPLIILGKRFEQIAKRNWQEPFHWKGDDEFYVLSKQFEEMRQNLLRHDLAQKTFIQHASHELKTPIMTIKSYAQSVKDGIMPKDTTEDMMDVILRETERMEKRVQNMLYYTKLDAMKLDVVTTENFNFGDLAEDIVERFRYQREDIDFEITGNHYKMNGDKEQWGILLDNLVQNALRYAHHTIRLSAFYKGSEFIIEVFNDGEQITDVTGEEIFQPFRKGNKGQFGLGLAIVKRIAELHGGKVVAKNTKNGVAFQIKMQTSDQQKR; encoded by the coding sequence ATGATCCGGTTAAATCTAACCCAGCGCATCTGGCTTTCTTTCGGGTTATTGCTTTTTACAATAGGTTTATTAACGGCAATCATCTATCCGCTATCTATTAAAGATACGCTGACTGAGGAAACGTATCGAATCATAGAGAATGAGCAGCAGAATGTTTGGGATCCACAAAATCAAATTCCTCAAGAAGGAGAATCACCAACGGATTTTATTGAGAGAAGGAACGCTGCCCGTGATGTCGGCCATTTCCTCATTGTCGACAAATATGCTAATTCACAAGGTGACCCTGTACCGCAGGAAGTACTCGTTGAAATGGCTGAAAAAGCATACGAGCAAAAGAACGATAAGGGAAGATACGAATTAACGTATGAAGATGCGACACTCTTTTATGCGATCACAACGAAGACAAATGTGAAAGGCGAAAAGGTGTACTTAATTTCTTACATGTGGGACACGTATCGTGATCAAATGGTTAACCGGCTTTGGTTAAGACTTGTACTCATTTTGTTGTTCACCGGTATATTCTCGATCATTCCTGCGATATGGCTTGCCCGATATCTGCGATCACCGCTCATCATACTAGGAAAAAGGTTTGAGCAGATCGCCAAACGAAACTGGCAGGAACCGTTTCACTGGAAAGGGGACGATGAATTCTACGTCCTATCAAAGCAGTTTGAGGAGATGCGGCAGAATCTATTGAGGCATGATCTTGCACAGAAAACGTTCATTCAGCACGCTTCACATGAATTGAAAACACCAATTATGACGATAAAGAGTTACGCTCAATCAGTAAAAGATGGAATTATGCCGAAAGACACCACGGAAGACATGATGGATGTAATCTTAAGAGAGACAGAAAGGATGGAAAAGCGTGTTCAGAACATGTTGTATTATACAAAGCTTGATGCAATGAAGCTTGATGTAGTCACAACAGAAAACTTTAACTTTGGCGATCTGGCTGAAGATATAGTTGAGCGCTTTAGGTATCAGCGTGAAGATATTGATTTTGAGATAACAGGCAACCACTACAAGATGAATGGCGATAAAGAGCAGTGGGGTATTTTGCTGGATAACTTGGTACAAAATGCTTTGCGGTACGCACATCACACAATTCGGCTCTCTGCTTTTTATAAAGGGTCTGAATTTATTATCGAAGTGTTTAATGATGGAGAGCAGATAACGGATGTTACAGGAGAAGAAATTTTCCAGCCGTTTCGCAAAGGAAACAAAGGTCAATTTGGTCTTGGCCTTGCGATCGTAAAAAGGATTGCAGAACTTCATGGGGGCAAAGTAGTTGCAAAAAATACGAAAAACGGTGTAGCTTTTCAAATTAAGATGCAGACATCTGACCAACAAAAGAGGTGA
- a CDS encoding MDR family MFS transporter: MKWKDWDANLKVRLIGEFFVNLLFWMFFPFMAIYFSDEMGKTTAGILLVLSQVVGVITNLVGGYCADKYGRKKMMVISAWGQAATFIFFCLANSPWMDSPILTFIAFSALGLFGSLYWPASHAMIADVVEEKHRSEVFAVFYTSINISVVFGPVLGSIFFFSYRFELLLACLVVSVILAVVLAKYIRETVPVKKEVLEKVGADKKWYEAMGEQLKDYRVIASDKLFLLFILAGILVAQTFMQMDLLLAVYTTEKVPEQSLFAIGNWDISLTGEKVFGYLISLNGLMVALCTVWMAKWMNRFKEGRVFIFSALLYGVSMLVFGSTTMMWVLFGAMVIFTTAELMVVGIQESFISKLAPENMRGQYFAAAGLRFTIGRTIAPISIPLTMWIGFENTFYLLFALAVISAGIYYFMFRAFDKKVQSQSKVETEKETSAEPALS; this comes from the coding sequence ATGAAGTGGAAAGATTGGGATGCTAATCTGAAAGTTCGTTTAATCGGAGAATTTTTTGTAAATCTATTATTTTGGATGTTCTTCCCGTTTATGGCGATCTATTTTTCGGATGAAATGGGAAAAACAACAGCGGGTATTTTATTAGTCCTGTCACAAGTAGTAGGTGTCATTACTAACCTTGTGGGTGGATATTGTGCGGATAAATACGGAAGAAAGAAGATGATGGTGATCTCGGCTTGGGGTCAGGCAGCGACGTTTATATTTTTCTGTCTCGCTAACTCGCCGTGGATGGATTCACCTATCTTAACGTTTATTGCGTTTTCAGCTTTAGGTCTTTTCGGCTCTCTTTACTGGCCGGCTAGTCACGCAATGATTGCAGACGTTGTAGAAGAGAAACATAGAAGTGAAGTGTTTGCGGTGTTTTATACATCCATCAATATATCTGTCGTTTTTGGTCCTGTATTGGGAAGCATCTTCTTTTTCTCATACCGTTTTGAACTGCTGCTTGCGTGTTTAGTGGTCAGTGTCATTTTAGCAGTCGTCCTTGCGAAGTATATCCGTGAAACGGTCCCAGTAAAGAAAGAAGTGCTCGAGAAAGTGGGAGCGGATAAAAAGTGGTACGAGGCGATGGGTGAACAGTTGAAGGATTATCGAGTAATCGCAAGTGACAAGTTATTTTTGCTTTTTATCTTAGCAGGAATTCTAGTTGCCCAAACGTTCATGCAGATGGATCTTCTGCTAGCTGTTTATACAACTGAAAAGGTACCGGAGCAATCGCTATTTGCGATTGGCAACTGGGATATATCGTTAACCGGTGAAAAAGTGTTTGGTTATTTAATCTCGCTAAACGGATTGATGGTCGCGCTTTGTACGGTTTGGATGGCCAAGTGGATGAATCGCTTTAAAGAGGGAAGAGTCTTCATTTTTTCTGCACTCTTATACGGTGTGTCGATGCTTGTGTTTGGAAGCACAACGATGATGTGGGTTCTATTCGGCGCGATGGTGATTTTTACTACGGCTGAGCTAATGGTTGTCGGAATTCAAGAAAGTTTCATTTCAAAACTTGCTCCAGAAAACATGAGGGGCCAATATTTTGCAGCAGCTGGTTTGCGCTTTACAATCGGCCGTACGATTGCTCCGATTTCGATTCCGTTAACCATGTGGATTGGATTTGAGAATACGTTTTATCTTCTCTTTGCTCTAGCTGTGATAAGTGCGGGAATCTATTACTTCATGTTCCGTGCTTTTGATAAAAAAGTTCAGTCTCAATCAAAAGTGGAAACAGAAAAAGAAACGAGTGCTGAACCTGCACTTTCGTGA
- a CDS encoding sporulation YhaL family protein, whose translation MKGYAALFFGAILIAAFVLKEYSAGVGSFFTMTPWWMYFVLCGIIYSGYRIVTLFQEDREIEQRVIEEEGRVYMERIQRAKAQGPAEDDDAEDLVAAAADENDHNDGSDR comes from the coding sequence ATGAAAGGATACGCTGCTTTATTTTTCGGTGCCATACTCATTGCTGCGTTTGTATTAAAGGAATATTCAGCAGGAGTGGGCAGTTTTTTTACTATGACTCCATGGTGGATGTATTTCGTCCTTTGCGGCATTATTTATAGCGGTTATCGGATCGTTACGCTGTTTCAGGAAGATCGTGAAATCGAGCAGAGAGTCATCGAAGAAGAAGGCAGAGTTTACATGGAGCGTATTCAGAGAGCAAAGGCTCAAGGCCCCGCTGAAGATGATGATGCGGAAGATTTAGTTGCAGCTGCTGCGGATGAAAATGATCATAATGATGGTTCAGATCGATAG
- the yhaM gene encoding 3'-5' exoribonuclease YhaM yields MKKGLAFYKVGEMVDGFFLIKSSVKGTASNGKPFLTLILQDQTGDVEAKLWDSSPEDEELYAAQAIVKLSGEMGNYRGKMQLKLKAIRPATELDGVKISDFLETAPLTQEAMVETITKYIFEMKNPNIQRITRHLLKKHQAEFLEYPAAVKNHHEFVSGLAFHVVSMLDMAKAFSKLYPSLDTDLLYSGIILHDLGKVIELSGPVAASYTLEGKLLGHITIMVNEIGKAADELEIEGEEVTVLQHLVLSHHSKPEWGSPKAPLIREAEILHMIDNFDARMNMMDRALEKVQPGEFTDKQFALENRSLYKPLFQAEFAKS; encoded by the coding sequence ATGAAAAAAGGACTTGCATTTTATAAGGTAGGAGAGATGGTTGACGGTTTTTTTCTAATCAAATCATCTGTAAAAGGAACGGCAAGCAACGGGAAGCCGTTTTTAACATTGATCCTTCAAGATCAAACAGGTGATGTGGAGGCTAAATTGTGGGATAGTTCTCCTGAGGATGAGGAGCTTTATGCAGCTCAAGCCATCGTAAAGCTATCTGGAGAGATGGGGAACTACAGAGGAAAAATGCAGCTGAAGCTGAAAGCCATTCGCCCTGCAACGGAACTTGATGGCGTTAAGATCAGTGATTTTCTTGAAACGGCTCCATTAACACAAGAGGCAATGGTAGAAACAATCACGAAATACATATTTGAGATGAAGAATCCAAATATACAGCGAATTACAAGGCACTTATTGAAGAAGCATCAAGCTGAATTCTTAGAATACCCTGCAGCGGTTAAGAACCACCACGAATTTGTATCTGGACTAGCGTTTCACGTTGTATCCATGCTGGATATGGCAAAAGCTTTCAGCAAGCTCTATCCTTCACTGGACACAGACCTTTTATATTCAGGAATTATCCTGCATGATCTTGGTAAGGTCATCGAGCTATCAGGCCCTGTAGCTGCTTCTTATACGCTTGAAGGCAAGCTTCTTGGCCATATTACGATCATGGTGAACGAAATTGGCAAGGCGGCAGACGAGTTAGAGATTGAAGGTGAAGAAGTTACCGTCCTTCAGCATCTTGTACTTAGCCACCACAGTAAGCCAGAGTGGGGAAGCCCTAAAGCACCGCTCATCCGTGAAGCTGAAATCCTTCATATGATCGATAATTTTGATGCTAGAATGAACATGATGGACAGAGCACTGGAAAAAGTACAGCCAGGCGAATTTACAGATAAGCAGTTTGCCCTTGAAAATAGATCGTTATATAAGCCTTTGTTTCAGGCGGAATTTGCGAAAAGCTAA
- a CDS encoding peptidylprolyl isomerase yields the protein MKKWMLSVGLTAGLISLSACNNAGGADSEAIVESKAGDITKEQFYNKMKEQYGDQVLNQMIDEMVLEDKYKVTDKEIDKEIDKIKEELGGEDAFKQALEQNGLADEKQLRERVKSMLLNEKAATEGVKISDEEMKKTFDEKYKTEVKASHILVDDEKTAKEVQKKLNEGGDFAKLAEEYSKDPGSKSKGGDLGFFGKGAMVPEFEKVAFTLDKGETSDLVKSDYGVHIIKVTDKRENKFEDKKEQIEQELKQQKAKPITEILENLRKKADVKVKDKELKEKMEKKAEQPQMPEMPQQ from the coding sequence ATGAAAAAATGGATGTTATCAGTAGGGCTAACAGCGGGACTTATTTCACTATCCGCTTGTAATAACGCTGGTGGTGCAGATTCAGAAGCCATCGTTGAATCTAAAGCTGGAGATATTACAAAAGAGCAATTTTACAATAAAATGAAAGAACAATACGGTGACCAAGTATTAAACCAAATGATTGACGAAATGGTACTTGAAGATAAATATAAAGTGACAGACAAAGAAATCGATAAAGAAATCGACAAGATTAAAGAAGAGCTTGGCGGTGAAGATGCTTTTAAACAAGCACTTGAGCAAAACGGCTTAGCTGATGAAAAGCAGCTTAGAGAACGTGTAAAATCCATGCTATTAAATGAAAAAGCAGCAACAGAAGGCGTTAAGATCTCTGACGAAGAAATGAAGAAAACGTTCGACGAAAAATACAAAACAGAAGTAAAAGCTAGCCACATTCTTGTTGATGACGAGAAAACAGCGAAAGAAGTACAAAAGAAACTGAACGAAGGCGGAGACTTTGCTAAGTTAGCAGAAGAGTACTCTAAAGACCCTGGATCTAAATCTAAAGGTGGAGACCTTGGCTTCTTCGGTAAAGGGGCTATGGTTCCTGAATTTGAAAAAGTAGCATTCACGCTTGATAAAGGTGAAACGAGCGACCTTGTTAAGTCCGATTATGGCGTGCACATCATCAAAGTAACGGACAAGCGTGAAAACAAGTTCGAAGACAAGAAAGAACAAATTGAACAAGAATTGAAGCAGCAAAAAGCAAAACCAATCACTGAAATCCTAGAAAACCTTCGCAAAAAAGCGGATGTTAAAGTAAAAGATAAAGAACTAAAAGAAAAGATGGAAAAGAAAGCAGAACAACCGCAAATGCCAGAAATGCCGCAACAATAA
- a CDS encoding response regulator transcription factor: MSNEYSIYLVEDEQDLAQVLKAYMEKEGWSVSVFHNGEDALKTAEENKPHLWILDIMLPGMDGYEIIKEIKKNSDIPVIFVSARDQDLDRIVGLELGSDDYLAKPFMPRELVIRVRKLLTRIYETGNRLPQIIEITGYMIDPISRKITRDGEMINLTGKEIDVLLYLIENKGKSRKREEILEYVWGDDYFGSERAVDDVIRRVRKKMPRLNLETVYGAGYRIIPS; this comes from the coding sequence ATGTCCAATGAGTATTCCATTTACTTAGTAGAAGATGAGCAAGACCTTGCGCAAGTGCTGAAAGCTTATATGGAAAAAGAGGGCTGGAGCGTTTCGGTTTTCCACAACGGGGAAGATGCACTTAAAACCGCTGAGGAAAACAAACCGCACCTATGGATTTTAGATATTATGCTTCCTGGTATGGATGGCTATGAAATCATTAAAGAGATTAAAAAGAATTCTGACATTCCTGTTATTTTTGTTTCCGCAAGAGACCAAGATTTAGACCGAATCGTCGGTCTTGAACTGGGCAGTGATGACTATTTAGCAAAGCCCTTTATGCCTAGAGAGCTAGTCATTCGTGTAAGAAAACTATTAACAAGAATCTATGAAACGGGTAACCGCCTTCCGCAGATTATTGAAATTACGGGGTATATGATTGATCCGATTTCTAGAAAGATTACGCGTGATGGGGAAATGATAAATTTAACAGGAAAAGAAATTGATGTTCTTCTTTATTTAATAGAAAACAAAGGGAAATCTCGTAAGCGTGAAGAGATTTTAGAGTATGTGTGGGGAGACGATTATTTCGGATCTGAACGGGCTGTAGATGATGTGATCAGACGTGTACGCAAGAAGATGCCAAGGTTAAACTTAGAGACAGTTTATGGTGCAGGCTATAGGATTATACCGTCATGA
- a CDS encoding metallophosphoesterase family protein has protein sequence MIKFLHCADLHLDSPFKGLSSLPEGLFQRLSESTFLSFKRLIDLAMTEKVDFVVIAGDLYDSGNRSLKAQSFLKNCFVKLESYNINVYISHGNHDPLDGQWVNLDWPSNVHFFEGNSIQTLQFEREGRKVACLHGFSYETAAVTDNRTLHYPEKKDDLYHIGILHGQADGYSGHSRYAPFLVSELLKKGYDYWALGHIHKKMDLSTEPPIRYSGNIQGRHSGETGGKGGYIVTLNGTEVESVFHATSDIEWHEGNVDLTEAESLQQVITLCERELGIYQQPQKGVFLVLKLSGQTNLFEELLDGVFLEELHEILLEDDHAESFVHVVSIKNETKPSIQDEMSIKQSGFFKDLRVVLKDDLELEQAIAELTTHKTARKYLELENQDWEEIQKQAERLLLSELHKSR, from the coding sequence ATGATAAAATTCTTACATTGTGCAGACCTTCATTTAGACAGTCCATTTAAAGGACTTTCCTCATTACCAGAAGGGCTTTTTCAACGTCTTTCTGAGAGTACATTTTTATCTTTTAAAAGGCTGATCGATCTAGCAATGACAGAAAAAGTAGACTTTGTCGTTATTGCTGGTGACCTATACGACAGCGGAAACCGTAGTTTAAAAGCGCAGTCATTTTTAAAGAATTGTTTTGTAAAACTAGAAAGTTATAACATAAACGTTTATATCAGTCATGGAAACCATGATCCACTCGACGGACAATGGGTGAATCTGGATTGGCCGAGTAATGTGCACTTTTTTGAAGGAAACAGCATTCAGACTCTCCAATTTGAAAGAGAAGGGAGAAAGGTGGCGTGTCTTCACGGTTTTAGTTATGAAACAGCAGCTGTAACCGATAACCGCACATTACATTATCCTGAAAAGAAAGATGATCTGTATCATATCGGTATTTTACACGGACAGGCTGATGGATACAGTGGCCACAGCAGGTATGCTCCGTTTTTGGTTTCAGAGCTATTAAAAAAGGGCTACGACTATTGGGCGCTTGGCCACATACATAAAAAAATGGACTTGAGTACAGAACCGCCAATTCGTTATTCAGGAAACATACAAGGAAGACATAGCGGAGAAACAGGCGGTAAAGGCGGATACATTGTAACGCTGAACGGAACGGAAGTGGAAAGCGTGTTTCATGCTACGTCTGATATTGAGTGGCATGAAGGGAACGTCGATTTAACTGAAGCAGAAAGTCTTCAACAAGTGATCACTCTTTGTGAAAGAGAATTAGGTATTTATCAACAACCCCAAAAAGGTGTATTCCTCGTTCTTAAGCTGTCTGGACAAACGAATCTTTTTGAAGAGCTTTTGGATGGCGTGTTTTTAGAGGAACTGCATGAGATCTTGCTAGAAGACGATCACGCTGAATCCTTTGTGCATGTAGTTTCGATAAAAAATGAAACGAAACCCTCCATACAGGATGAAATGTCGATCAAACAGTCCGGTTTTTTCAAAGATTTACGGGTTGTTTTAAAAGATGACCTAGAACTTGAACAGGCGATTGCAGAGTTAACCACACATAAAACAGCGAGAAAGTATTTAGAGCTAGAGAATCAGGATTGGGAAGAGATTCAGAAGCAAGCAGAACGTTTACTTTTATCAGAGCTACATAAAAGCAGGTAG